In Phaseolus vulgaris cultivar G19833 chromosome 7, P. vulgaris v2.0, whole genome shotgun sequence, the genomic stretch TCCAGAATCCTCCCTCTCTCGGTAGTCAGGGGTGTGTATCTTAAGAACCGGATTGGCCGGTCTCGGTTCTCCCGACGTCGGTCATTTCTTTGACTCGGCCGCCCCTGGcggtctttttcttccttgtttTTCTCTCCGCCGACCTCGGCGCGGGCTTGGTTACGGAATTCTCTTAGCTCTTCCAGCTGCATGTACTTAGCAGCTCTCTTTCTCAGCTCGTCCAGGCTGTCGGTCGGTTGCATGCACAGGTTGTCGGCAAAGGGCCCCGGACGAAGGGTcgtcagcatgtggtgcatggcAACGTCCGGGATCAGATTCCGGATGCTCATTGCGACCTTACTGAACCTATCCACAAAGGTCCTCAACGACTCTCCATTCTCCTGGCGGATGCCTACCAGGGCGATGGAGGTCAGATGGTGCGGCCGGCTGGTCGCGAACTGAGTTTCAAACTTAGCGACGAGCGTGGCAAAGCTATCGATGGAGTTGGGTGGGAGTTTGGTGAACCAACTGAAGGTTGCACCCTTCAAGGAAGTGGGGAACACTCGGCACAATATGGCCTCGTCCGAGATGTAGAGACTCATATGGATGGTGTAGGCCTCCATATGCTCGTCTGGGTCGGTCGACCCGTCATACCGGTCtcggttgaaacccttccacttcTCAGGCAGTGGGACTTCAATGATGTTGTTGGTAAAGGGATGTCAGCGGTTCGGGTCGGCCGTCAGGGTCGTCCGGGTGGACCTCATTAGGCACGACTCGTCGCCCATCTCGGTTTCCCGGGGAGGGGGTCGGCCTCTCGTCCCCTCGGCCACATCCGGGTTGGGGGGAGAGGTGTAGGACTTGCCGACGATGTTCGTCGGTATGATAGAGGGTCCTCCCTCCCccagcttcttcttcatttcctcGTTCTCCCTTCGGAGAACTTGCAGCTCTTGCTCGTTTTTCTGAGCAACCTCCTCGGCTTTTCTTCTCATCTCGGCCATCTCCCACTGTAGAGACAGCAACAACATTGTTTGGTCGACTTCAATCATTCTttccatgcttcttgttgagaccatctacttttttccttcagctagtttccctcggccccacggtgggcgccaattgttcctgctagggagatgggacctagaaaactattgaagtcttcttcttcttccttcggtcgggcaggtgacCGGGTGGTGAGctgggattcttctcgtccttctgcttctccttcgacGCTCGGTCTCGGGTggacaccggatggtgggggtacctgcgaaggcactccaacgctcaagtcagtaaagcgggtggtcagctctcaggtaggtgaacagtaacaaatgacataccttactccttgggatgcgtgctatttatattattctaatgggcctaccttgttgggcccgtttatcgaggtggataccgtttagggttgcattacctaattcttaatgatgaaTTAGCTttactgatcttggtttgaACGTTAACGGTGACAGGGGTCGGCCGTCGACCAAGTTAACCTGATGTCTGTCGGCCCTCAGCCAAGTTCTCATGGTCTTGGCCATCTCGGCTAGGCCTTCTAAGGTCTCGCTCGGGTAGGTTGTCGGCCTCGTCATCCCGGCCAAGTCTCTCAGGTCTCGGCCAACTTTCCTTTGATTTTGGTCAGGTTGATCTGGTCTCGGGCAGTCAGGAGGGTCTCGGGCAGGGAGACCAGGGACCGGCCTCGCCCATACCAATATagtgttaaaatattttcttattttatatactttttaaattgtcaATGAAAGGTAGAATGTAAAAGTCTATCCAGTAAAAAGAAACtgtaaaagtttaaaataatattaatgaatagattattttttttttcttttggaaaCTACGAAAGAATATAAAGCCACCTGGTTTTGGTCCAATTCCAACTTCCAAGAGACGACATATCATCATATCCAGAAACACCATCTACAAGAAGAAATTATTCATACTTATACGTCTTAATAAAATTCCCACAGATAAAAATATTTCCATCATCATAGATGAATTCAGTGATAAGTATATGGAAAAGCTCACAGAAACGAAAACAAACTTATCTAAGAAAATTAATAGTAACAAATTAGTAGGCAATATTTCTCTCTAATCCTAAGATAATTTCCCTTCTAAAtactttaagaaaaaaatattaacacatAAAACTAGTAgccattttcaattttattttactaaaaatGTTCATTCTTGCTATCAACTTTGGGATGTCAAAAGTAAAAAGATTTtgattaaaattctaaaactaaTAATACGAGTAGTAACAATTTGCAAATTTATCTGTTAAAATCTAAATTACAAGTATAActaatttatgttatttattttttaaattgagacGGCGATCAAAACTTAAAATTTGATCGTAGAAATTTTTCAAGTTAGTAGCACAgtaaaatgttgtttttaaggGAAGATGGGGATCAAGAAACAAGTAATGGAAACATATTTACTTCAACAACTTTTTGTGGACAAAATAAAGTCGAAAGGGTTACATGACTTCCATCTTTAAAAGTAAACTGTATCTTTAAGTATTAAACTATAGTGACAAGTATGCCATAGCCATAGAACAAGCATAGCTACGAATTTGtgagtattattatttttcctttgccTGAAAGGATTATGTTTATTGTTGTACTACATAGACGCAGGCAACGTAGATCAGGGTTTGATTTTTGGCTTCTTCACGATCATCACAGTGCAATTAGCATGATGAGCACAAAAGTCACTTACACTACCTAAAACCACCCTGCAAAAGAAAAAGTTTTGAACTCAAGTTCACTTCTGGCAACAATTAATGCAAAACATTGAATAATCATACAAAGAGTCAGCTACCAGTACCAAATTTAGTATATTCAATAGCATACAGATAACAAAGAAAATTAATAGATAGTTTCAAACCATTACATGTCCATGATTTGAACCAATCTTGATATCATATATGATCAAGATTTTCAATTTACAAGAAAAAAGTTGACAGAACTAGTTAGAGTTACATTTGATTCGTTCTTGGCAAATAAACTTTTGTTGAAAACGCCAAAACTTGAGTCGTTTTATTCATTGCAGACCCTATTTTTTCAGAAAGAGTGTTCATTATACTACAATCACCCAAGGTTGTACCTTTTTAAAGCCCCACGACCATGACTACCGACAACCAATATTGCTGCATGGTATTTTTCCACAGCCATACAAAGAACATTTCTTGGATCACCTTCCACTACTTCCAGTGCGGCATCATGTACCTGAGAAATAATCCGATCATACCAATGATGGTAACTGATCAAGAACGAATTGAACAGAGTGATAGAAGAAGGTTAAAAATGAAATTACGGATTTTTCAATGCAAAGTTGTTTGGCGGAATCGATGACTTTTGTGGCAGTCTTTTGCAAATCTGAATCCAGAATAGAAAATATTTCACCGGCACCTACATTACATACAGTAAGGAACAGGTTCTGAATTCAATTAAGAAAGAAAGTGGGAGAAGCAAGAGAGAACCAACGTACTAGGCCCAGTGAAGCCCACAGCGGAGGAGGCGGCGGGCCTGGAATGGACGAGAACCAGCTTGAAGATTGGGCTCGGAAAGAAGTGATCAAGGGTCCACCTGATGGCGTACGTGCTCGCTTCTCTGTCGTCTATTCCTATCACCACCACTTTCTTCTCTGATTGCGACGCTGCCATTTCAAAAACCACCACAACTCAAACAAACACCACTCTCTTTCTTTCACTTCCTTTCGCTTCCTTTCACTTCCTTTCACAAACCCCATTATTTATATACCCGCTTGTCAATTATTGACTCGTTGCTTTGTCATGGAACCCCTGTCTGAAAACAACATCGCAGCCCCAACTTCTCACCCTTTGCGGATACTGCAGGATGAAAAAGTGGCcttaacaaacttttatttatttatttagctttcatttttttatagatttttcatttaaaattttgaatataaatacATTTCGTAGCCATTAAACACTCCCTTCCTTGTTGTCAAAACTCAAATAATAACTATACTACATCCATTCATTGAATCTGAATCCTTCATGATATTCAGATTAAAATCGTTTGGATACGTAacatagtttttctttttttctatgtGGCGGAAAATATTAGCATTGTTTACTAATaactaattgttttttcttACAGGCTAATATCACTAATATCAAGAGATAGAGAGTGTattatgaagaaaataaaataaataaaaaatgaaatgtttGTATATGATGATGTCACGGGATGGTGGTGAGAGACCAAGAAAGGAAATCTGTGTGCAGCAACTTTTACATGGttctatatataattttaacttttcattttttttattaaataactacttaaattaaatatagttagttttaattttaattttaatttttaatattttatggtTTTATTTAgattgattttttatatttttattacgaaattgtcaaatatatatatatatatattataaaaaaattatgattcctattatgtttataattttaattttcattcataaataaattatgtatatatattatataataaagttGGAGAGTTTGAGGTGGTGCAACCTCCCCCAGTGCCTACCTGTCTGGAAGAAGGAGAAGCCCTTAATGTAGGAAGTGGGCAGCACCTTTCTGCTacaaactttctttttaattctGTAATTATACTAATTATTCAATACATTTCCCTTTAGGAGATCGTGAATTTTTCTTTACTCTGTCTTTTGCTAGTATAGAAGTTAAATATTCTTCTGACCTAATATCACCTCTATCGtttattttccttttaagaaaaacgaaatatgtatttttctttattctcaaaataattttttatacaattgtAAACCCgatcatttcatttttttatcaagtTGAATTGCTTCAAATTgtgaaaaagaaattgaaaatttttAACCAATTCAAACTGGTGGAATTAATTGGATAgaagtttatttttctttaaacttggtatttaatataaaatgatacaaaattaattgatccaagaataaaaaattatggtgGAAAATTCttctctaaaattttcaaaattatcttctatttcagatttaaaaaatataatttgaaaattaaaatctcattctataaacaatttaaaatgtaaaaaatacatttaaaaaaaaatcgaaatataaaatttgaaaatatatttgaaaaaaaattcagaaatgTATAAATGTGTTCTGAAAATCTAGAGTCAGAAATGTATTATAGAAGAGAGGTTCAAAATATAAGATTTTCATTTACTaagattttataatattttttaatttgaaaatttattttagttttaatttatatttttaataatgatttttatatctagttattttacaaaattatagaTACAGATGAGTATCAAATAATGaacaactaatttaaaaatgagTATTTAGATCTAATACAGATTAACTATTTAATGAATCTGAGGTAGATATTTAAATATGTcataacatataattatattttatttctaatacAATAACATCTTAATCcttttttgaatatattaatttattgttctatcgtataaattaaattattcatttatttttctatacATTTTATTCTCTGTCTCatgatccaaaaaaaaaaatacttttcaattttttttctcttttcccaTTTTCTACTCTCTAACATCATTTGAGAATCCTGCAAGATTtttccttgtttttttttattcgtgagtgaaaaatagtgaaaataaaaaataaaatagaaaatagaataaaaggtaaaaaattgtttgattaaaatagaaaataaaatatcaataaaaacaGGAGAAAATTTTATGAATGAGTtgaagtgataaaaaaaatacattaatgcTAAGgtttacaaaataattaaattatccttatattaaagataataattcgTTTATTTTTCAAATGATATTAAGTCAAGCACATGAGAGAGGAAAAGATTCATATCAAATATTATATCAGTCAAATGTATATATTACATACTACATAATAGTATATATAAGAATACCCATGTAGTTACACAGTTAGAGTTCATTCTGTTATACGCTTAACACCCTCCGGTAAACTCATGGTTTAAAACAAGGGCAACCTTGAGTTTATTGCGAATCCGAAGAAAGGTGGCTCCTGACACAGGCTTGGTGAGCAGATCCACAACTTGGTAGCAGGCTGGAATGAGGAAAAGCTGAACTTGCTGAGTTTGATTGTTGTCCCTAACAAAGTGGAGATCTAACCCAAAGTGTTTAGATTTAGAATGCATTACAGGATTAGCACTAAGAAGAACAACACCCAGATTTTTAGAATAAATTCTAGGAATGGATGTGGGTATGTGAAGTTCGTGAAGAAGCAACCGGAGCCAAAGAAGTTCAGCTATGACAGCAACGACGACACGATATTCAGCTTCAGTGCTGCTGCGGGAAACACATTTCTACTTGTGGGTGGACCAAGCGATAAGGTTGGAACCAAGATAAACACAGAACCCTGTGGTGGACTTGCGATCATCAAAGTCTGCAGCCCAGTCTACATCAGCAAAAGCGAGGACTTCGAGATGGAGGTACGGTGAAGAAGAAGACCATGATGAACAGTGCCTGCAAGATTGCGTAGGATACGCTTAACAGCTTGCCAGTGATGATTTTGGGGAGCATGCATGAACTGAGCAACTTTGTTGACCGAGTAGGAGAGTTCAGGACGAGTGATAAGAAGATACTGGAGAGTACCAACGACTGACCGATAGAGAGTAGGATCATGAAAGGCAATGGACGAGTTTTGTTGGAGACGAACAGTGGAGATCATTGGTGTAGGTTGCAAATTGGAGGAGACCATGGTGGTTTTATGAAGAAGCTCACGAAAGTACGTGTAACTTGGATCCCCAGAAAATGATGTAGATCACCAAGGTCTTTCAAGGCAAAGCAGGAATTGAGGCTGGAAATGAGCGTAGTGTTGGCAGAGAGAGACAACCCAGTAATGAGAATGTCATTTACATAAACAAGAACAAGAAGAGTGTGTGAAGGAGTAAAACGAACAAATAAGGAGGTATCACTCTTAGTAGGTGTGAAGTATGTAATGTATGACTTAGCTTGAGAAACTAGGAGCGAGGGGCTTGTTTCAACTCAGAGATAGCTTTGTGAAGCTGACATACAAGATGTGGATTTGCATAAACGAATCCAGGTGGTTGTTACATGTAAACGCATTCACTTAGATCACCGTTAAGGAATGCATTGTTAACATCAACTTGACGAACAGGCCATCCTGAAGTAACAGCATGGGCGAGCACAAGGCGTATGGTAGTGTGACGAACCACAGGGCTAAAGGTCTCAGCATAGTCAAGTCCGTGCGTTTGATGAGAACCTTTGGCCACCAGACAAGCTTTACACCGATGAAACGAGCCGTCTGCATTTAGCTTAGTTTTAAagacccatttgcacccaaccAGCGATGCATTGGGAGGGAGAGTAGTTAAGGTCCAAGTGTTGTTAGAAAGCAAAGCATTATATTCATCTTGCATAGTAGTGGACCAAAGCGGGGAAACAAGAGCAGTTTTAACAGAAGAAGAAATATGAGGAACGTCAGGGAGAGAAGTGAGATACACCTTTGGTTTGTGAGTACCAACTTTTGCACGAGTGACCATCAGATGGACGTTGGCCGTGGTGGAGGCAGGGATCGGTGCAGTGGCAGCAGAAGGAGCATGAAACGGCACAACGGTGAGAGAAGGAGTAGAAGGAACAATAGGCAAGGTATCACCTGAAGAAACAGCAAAGGGATGCGTTTGTGCATTATAGGGAAAGTGGGTTATTGCGAGAAATAATAGTTTTGCCATCTGTAGTTAGGCAAATATAACCAGCATGGTGAATACTATAGCCAAGGAACAAACAACAATGAGAACGAAATGCAAATTTACGTGTGTTATAGGGGCGAAGGTTAGGATAACAAGTGCAACCAAAAACCTTAAAGTGAGCGAGGTGTGGTGTGAAAGAGTTTATGATGAGGTGTGTCCCCTTGTAAAATAGGAGAGGGAAGAACATTAATGATATGAACAGAAGAAATAAAAGCCTCAGCCCAAAATTTTAAGGGAAGGTTAGCGTGGGCAAGCAAAGCTAAACCCATATCCACAATATGACAGTACTTTCTTTCCACAAAACCATTTTGTTGGTGCGTGTAAGGGCACGTTAGACGGTGATGTATACCATGTTGTTGAAGAAAAGGAGTTAAGGCAAGAAATTCACGTGCATTATTAGTTTGCAAATTACAGATTTTATGGCCAGTTTGGTTTTCAACCAGAACTTTAAACTTTTTGAAAGCTTGCGAAACCTGAGACTTGGTATGCAGAACATAAATCCATGTAAATTTGGTAAAAGCATCAAGAAAAGACACATAATATCTTGCTCCATTAGAAGCATGCGCAGAAgctggtccccaaatatcagtATATACAGGCTGTAAGGGACTAGTATAAGCAGTTAAAGTAGTGGGATATGGAAACTGATGACACTTAGCACGCGCACAGGCAGCACAAAAATGAAGATCTGGTTTTACAGAGATATTACAAGACGAAAGAATTTGCTTTAAGGATTTAAAATGACAAAGACCAAAGCGTTGATGCCAAAGGTTGATAGTAGCACTATTTCCAGTGAAAGAAAGAGAATTAGCAGAGTAGTGTGAGGAAGACTTTAAGCCAGGAAAAGTATACAGGCCATCTTTAAGAGTTCCTTGAAGAAGGACTTGCTTCGTAGTGaggataaaatataaagaaaacattGTTATCACGAGAGAATTTTGAGACACTTAGAAGGTTTTTTGTGATGTCAGGCACGAGCAAAAGATCGTTCAAACAAAGAGATATACTATGAGTAGTAGAGGAAACaaaagcataaccaatatgaGAAATGCACAAACCTTTTCCATTACCCATCTTAACCGTTTCGGAACCTGCATAGTGTTGTTTATCTGAATAAACAAAAGAGGAGTTGGTGATGTGATGAGTAGCACCACTATCCGGATACCATAGAGGATCATCCATAGAGGAAGGGGCACCTAGTATGGACGCATCGTTGGGAACACAATCTTGAGAAGAGAAAGAGGAAAAATTGGCATTCATATTGGTAGACGAGGAAGGAGTATATCGTTGCCAGAAAACATCAGTAGAGTGACCATGCTTTTTGCAGATTTGACAGACGGGCCGAAGTGAGATCCAAGAGTCAGTATGCGGGGGTCTGTAGTTGGAATGGCGTctttgattcaaagaagcatGCATGAAGCCACGAGAGACACCAGGCTTGCGTTGAGATTTGCCATTGATGGAATGCGTAGGGGTCCAAGTAGCAACATCAGCAGTGGGAGGAATAGTGAGATGATCAATCTGATGATGTTTAGCAAAACGTTCTTCTTGGGCTAATAACAGGGCTTCGATTTCATTGATAGTGTACGCCTATTTTCGGGACATTATGGATGCAAtaaaaggatcaaaatcaacAGAAAGACCATCTAATATTGTTTCAACATGATCTTCAACAGAAACCGGGACTCCTATGGCAACAAGTAGATCAACTGTGTTCTTGATATCCAAGAGATAGGTGGAAACAAAGCGCTCATTCTTGGGGTTTTTGAGACGCAATTTGAACTTCTTGATCTGTGCACGTGTGTTGCCAGCAGAATAGGTTTGAAGAACATCCCAAATCTCAGCAGAGGAGTGAAGACCCGCCATCTTGGTAGGAATGGTGTGGTCATGGAGGCTAACATCCAAGCCACGAGCAAACTATCTTGTTGTTTGTACCGAGTAAACTCAAGATTGACGCACGGGGAGGAACCCTCAGTGGCAGGTGGAAGAACAGAGGAAAGGACGCGAGATCCAtcaagaaaatgagaaagaagtAACCCATCGGTGGTTGCAAGAACCTGTTGCTTCCACAACAGAAAATTTTCTTCAGACAATTTCAAAGAGATCGGTGTGGTAAAGAAGTGAGGGGAAggggaagaagagaaagaagaagaagaaactgtGGATGTAGCGGAAGAcatgatgaaaaagaaaaacaaagagcTCTTGATACCATATAAGGTCAAGCAAGCACATGAGAGAGAAAAAGattcatattaaatattatatcagTAAAATGTATATATTACATACTGCATATGGGTATATATAAGAATACTCATGTAGTTACCCAGTTAGAGTTCATTCTGTTATACACTTAACAAGTGATTTATATTAGagcatttcaaattttaaatttaattaaatatttttttaaatacttatcAGTCACGTAAGCTTAAAAAATCTATCCCGTTATCAATCACAAACCTCTTTCAAAAATAATTGTCCAGTACTTGTGAGTGTCTCTAATTATGtaaaacaaatttcaaaatataaattaaagttgatttttgttttaaataaaaagtttttataaaactttTGGAAAGTGGTACCTTTcagaaatgaataaaaaaaaagaatctaGCAAGTAATCTGCGTGCTTGAGCAAGAGACAAATTGTAAATCGTTTGATAATTATGTAAGCACGTGATGTGGTTGGACTCTGAgtacaaatacataaaattaaaaatttaagttttttttatcttaaattctTAAGAGGTGAATATCGGCTTTATATTGGACTTaactaatattaatatcaaaTGAATATGATATTTTGAACAAACTctcattaatataaattaatgttatttaatttatttaaaattttaaattattatcatttttattaaaaaaaaaattttgcaAAGGAGTTTATTTACTGTGGTGGAGGTGTTTTGAGTGGAGGTGGTGATTGTATAGTCATTTGTTGTGGTGGTGATGTAGTGGCAATGGTGTAATGGTGTTTTTGGATATCGGTGTCAAAAAAGTGGCTTACGGATGTAGATATTTGGAAGCATTTAGTGTAGATTCCGGATATTCACATCCAGAAGATAAAATAAAGGTCTTCAAGTCTTGGCATCCAGAAGTCATTGTTGGGTGGCTCGATAAGACTATGGATGGTGATATTCAGAAGTCACGTATCAGTTCTGGACGAGCAGATCTATAAATGTATTATTTGTGTTACGGACATGGATATCCAGAATGTTAAGAACAAAATAGTTGTTCTTGCCAGTTGACTTGCTCACTGGTTGAGTCTGATGACAAGATCTAGCTCAATCTGTCTCTTCACGAATCTGTCCTATCTCTTGTTGCTCTTGAACGTAGCTttgttgaaacagagggggtcctacctgttgattgcactccgacgatcaagtcagtacatgGCTTATAAGAATTAAGAAGTAATAAGTTTCAATCTTAGAAACTGCGTACCTTTACCTAGGGTCTCAAGCCCTTTTTATaacttacctcttgtaacagtTTTCCATCAcaagaatctaatctcaactgaaagcatactcaacaggCAAATATTTTGTTTAGGGGCACACTCTCTCGGTGTTGTAGCAGAACATAATCTTTCCTCCagggagtgcataaaataataacagaataaccactaggacaccaactcatgtaccaacatcagGGGTCCATTATGCTTCCGTAGGCACCCTCTCCGTGGTGCTACGCTAATTTTCATTATACATGCAACCTAACCTCTACGTGTCCTAAAACATGGGCTTAGGTTTAAAAGAAAAGCACTTACTTGACCTAGACCCCATACACACTAAGCGCACCCCTAGGTCCACAATTACCCTTTATTAGTCACCTAGGTCTTACGTGCGAAGGGTTACCTTAATTATACAAAAATGGACTTACTCATACAACTGGGGCCCAATTACATGGCCTACTATTTTGGCCCAAGAGCCGAGCTGACCTGTCTGTGCCATGTGTCAAGGTCTGACCACCAAGTGCTGAGTTCTGAGCGCTTTGGTctagtacacaagccccccaggctcgagctcAGTTTGCTTAAGCAAAAAAACTACTCGCGTGCACCAGTGTCTTACGTGTCAATCTCACAATGGGAAAACATGGCACAACGCACGAAGCATTTCTGAGGTGACATTTCACCATACTTAACTGGGAGTGTACATGTGGTCTCTTCATCGACAATGGAAAGGCGCAGTCGCTTGCTTTTCCCTCATTTGCTTAAGTTACCGTTCGAAAACACTTGCCTCTTACTGTTTCATTTCTTTCACTTTCATGAAGCTTCCAACTCTCCCAAACTCTTTGCACCTCCTCCTCAATCTGGGAAACCTCCTCGCCTTCAATTGCTTTGTCAACCAAGGTATTTTCTTTTACCCGAACCATTACCCTGTTGTTCGTATGATAGCCTATTTGGAATATCTGTTGTGATCATACTGCCTGGACTGGGTCTGTTTGACTTGATCTTTTCTGCTTGTGCTCGTCTTGTTTTTGCTTTGAATCTGAAATGCAACTTTGCGTGTGGTTTTCTTTGCCTGAATGTGTGCTTGAATGTGTGTCTGCATTTGCTTGTTGTTTGCATTTGTAGATACTCTGTATGATGGATTACCAAGCTATGTACCCCTGGGCACCAGAGAACCTCTTAGAAGAAGTCTCGATATATACTTCACACGAACAAATGGTGACTTTTTGAAAAGCGAGCGCCCAAAAAAGTTTCTTTTTGGTAGGGAGCATGATAGAACCCTTAGGTTAGTTCCATGTAGATAGAACGAGCCAGTTTGTTGTGATGAGTCCTCGGACCCTAATGGTccattttgttgtttttatgccactatttttaaaaagattctCCTTTTCTTACCCTTGTTTAACTTCGAAAAAGAGCTTCTCACCGAAATCAATGTCACCACAACCCAGCTACATCCAAATAGTTGGACATTCGTTTGGGGTTTCTCCATTCTTTCTTTACGCACAGTTTGGCCTTCTGCCATCTGTGGAAGTTTTCttgtatttctttgaggccAAGGGTTTAGGCCGCCAACTGTGGGTTTCATTCAACGGAGTGGC encodes the following:
- the LOC137828891 gene encoding universal stress protein PHOS32-like, with protein sequence MAASQSEKKVVVIGIDDREASTYAIRWTLDHFFPSPIFKLVLVHSRPAASSAVGFTGPSAGEIFSILDSDLQKTATKVIDSAKQLCIEKSVHDAALEVVEGDPRNVLCMAVEKYHAAILVVGSHGRGALKRVVLGSVSDFCAHHANCTVMIVKKPKIKP